A section of the Dermacoccus nishinomiyaensis genome encodes:
- a CDS encoding MFS transporter, with the protein MTEASLPNASVAPATGTSVAARLDRLPITRKHLLATGVIGLGLFFDAYENFLASTIAAVLKEDFALKGDVLKWVLASAFIGQFIGALFMGRLADRIGRRKAFMVNLALYSAFSLAGAFSPNAAWLVITRFFAGIGIGGEYALGDSYLSDILPKNKRGQFISWAYTISFLGVPTVGFLARWLVPMTPFGIDGWRWLFVFGAIGSIVVWAVRTGLPESPRWLEAQGRHDEADAITREFEDAARAEGHTLAEPDASLTPVASRQVSMASLFKAPYTKRTIMLWLLSALEVFGYYGFGTVAPLVLVAKGYSVTSSLLFVALSYLGYPLGSLLAVPIVERIERKYLVMATATLMAIFGLWFGFASSTAQIIAAGFLYSCASNLFSNAYHVYLADSYPTAIRGTAAGAAYSLSKLVTAFLPFILLPVLEDHGSTPVFVIVAVAMGLLVVTVGALGHRSTGRSADAV; encoded by the coding sequence ATGACAGAAGCATCGCTGCCCAATGCGTCGGTGGCACCCGCGACGGGGACGTCGGTCGCCGCACGCCTCGACCGGCTCCCGATCACACGCAAGCATCTGCTCGCCACGGGCGTCATCGGCCTCGGGTTGTTCTTCGACGCGTACGAGAATTTTCTCGCCTCGACGATCGCCGCGGTGCTGAAGGAAGACTTCGCGCTGAAGGGCGACGTGCTCAAGTGGGTGCTCGCGTCGGCGTTCATCGGGCAGTTCATCGGGGCGCTGTTCATGGGGCGCCTCGCCGACCGCATCGGGCGGCGCAAGGCGTTCATGGTCAACCTCGCGCTCTACTCGGCGTTCTCGCTCGCGGGCGCGTTCAGCCCGAACGCGGCGTGGCTCGTCATCACGCGGTTCTTCGCGGGCATCGGCATCGGCGGCGAGTACGCGCTCGGCGACTCCTACCTGTCCGACATCCTGCCGAAGAACAAGCGCGGGCAGTTCATCTCGTGGGCGTACACGATCAGCTTCCTCGGGGTGCCGACGGTCGGCTTCCTCGCGCGCTGGCTCGTGCCGATGACGCCGTTCGGCATCGACGGGTGGCGCTGGCTGTTCGTCTTCGGCGCGATCGGCTCGATCGTCGTGTGGGCCGTGCGTACCGGGTTGCCCGAGTCGCCACGCTGGCTCGAGGCGCAGGGCCGTCACGACGAGGCCGACGCGATCACCCGCGAGTTCGAGGACGCCGCGCGCGCCGAGGGCCACACCCTCGCCGAGCCGGACGCGTCGCTCACGCCCGTCGCGTCCCGTCAGGTCTCGATGGCGTCGCTGTTCAAGGCGCCGTACACGAAGCGCACGATCATGTTGTGGCTGCTGTCGGCCCTCGAGGTGTTCGGCTACTACGGCTTCGGGACAGTGGCGCCGCTCGTCCTCGTCGCGAAGGGCTACAGCGTCACGAGCTCGCTGCTGTTCGTCGCGCTCAGCTACCTCGGCTACCCGCTCGGGTCGCTGCTGGCCGTGCCGATCGTCGAGCGCATCGAGCGCAAGTACCTCGTCATGGCGACGGCGACGCTCATGGCGATCTTCGGCCTGTGGTTCGGATTCGCGTCGTCGACGGCTCAGATCATCGCCGCCGGCTTCCTGTACTCGTGCGCGTCGAACCTGTTCTCGAACGCGTACCACGTGTATCTCGCCGATTCGTACCCGACGGCGATCCGTGGCACGGCTGCCGGCGCGGCGTACTCGTTGAGCAAGCTCGTCACGGCGTTCTTGCCGTTCATCCTGCTGCCGGTGCTCGAAGACCACGGCAGTACACCGGTATTCGTCATCGTTGCCGTCGCGATGGGCTTGCTCGTCGTGACGGTGGGGGCGCTCGGTCACCGCAGCACGGGGCGTAGCGCGGACGCGGTGTGA
- a CDS encoding nuclear transport factor 2 family protein, with protein MQRESRDAHIRRYYEVVDAGDVEGVLDIFTDDATYCRPGYEPMAGREALRAFYSGDRVIESGRHSVTSLLIDGDEAFVRGEFNGVLKDGSDAHLEFADFFRFGVDDRIAYRQTYFYAPLV; from the coding sequence ATGCAGCGCGAATCCCGCGACGCTCACATCCGCCGCTACTACGAGGTCGTCGACGCCGGCGACGTCGAGGGCGTGCTCGACATCTTCACCGACGACGCCACCTACTGCCGCCCCGGATACGAACCCATGGCCGGCCGCGAGGCGCTGCGGGCGTTCTACTCGGGCGATCGCGTCATCGAATCGGGGCGCCACAGCGTCACGTCACTGCTCATCGACGGCGACGAGGCGTTCGTGCGCGGCGAGTTCAACGGGGTGCTCAAGGACGGCAGCGACGCGCACCTCGAGTTCGCCGACTTCTTCCGCTTCGGCGTCGACGATCGCATCGCCTACCGCCAGACGTACTTCTACGCTCCGCTCGTCTGA
- a CDS encoding NHL domain-containing thioredoxin family protein — translation MKLRAPELTGRGWLNTGGADITLTSLRGKVVVLDFWTFCCINCLHVLDELRPLEEKYGDQLVLIGVHSPKFEHEADRDALEAAVERYAVHHPVLDDPDLTTWQAYAARAWPTLVVLDPEGYIVASMSGEGHAHGLSVLIDDLIAEHTTKGTLRRGDGPYVAPPAPETLLRFPGKVITAPARPVQAQPTGRQSADDAASSAGAGEHLTSGGFFVSDTAHHQVVHLAEDGETELARYGGPGVFNEPQGLLLLPEEARARTGDDLLVADSVNHEIKAIRLSDGRIRTVAGTGEQLRERDGGGPALRQALSTPWDLAWWHDRVIIAMAGTHQLWALHLGESPELNTVAVLAGTSNEGIRDGAAHDAWFAQPSGLATSADGSHVWVADSETSALRSLSVSDEGFEVTTHVGQGLFDFGHVDGAADAALLQHPLGVTELPDGSVAVADTYNGAIRRFDPSSGEVTTLATGLAEPSDVIVVPGEVDADAHLLVVESNAHRLTPVALTAEAQRIEGDAQQTQRPPSEIASGAVELVVTFTPPAGQKLDHRYGDPTMLQVSSSPEAFLRDGARKQQGLTRTLTIDESVGSAILHVSVRAAACDGDPDTGEVPEHAACHLYQQDWGIPLVITGDGPRTLTLDLRGV, via the coding sequence ATGAAACTTCGGGCGCCGGAACTGACGGGGCGGGGCTGGCTCAACACCGGCGGCGCCGACATCACGCTGACGAGCCTGCGCGGCAAGGTCGTCGTCCTCGACTTCTGGACGTTCTGCTGCATCAACTGTCTCCACGTGCTCGATGAATTGCGCCCGCTCGAAGAGAAATACGGCGACCAGCTCGTCCTCATCGGCGTGCACTCGCCGAAGTTCGAGCACGAGGCCGATCGCGATGCCCTCGAAGCCGCCGTCGAGCGGTACGCGGTGCACCACCCCGTCCTCGACGACCCCGACCTCACGACGTGGCAGGCGTACGCGGCGCGCGCGTGGCCGACGCTCGTCGTCCTCGACCCGGAGGGCTACATCGTCGCGTCGATGTCCGGTGAAGGACACGCGCACGGATTGAGCGTGCTCATCGACGACCTCATCGCCGAGCACACGACCAAGGGGACGCTGCGTCGCGGTGACGGTCCGTACGTCGCGCCGCCTGCCCCCGAGACGTTGCTGCGTTTCCCGGGAAAGGTCATCACCGCGCCGGCGCGCCCGGTGCAGGCGCAGCCCACGGGCCGTCAGAGCGCGGACGACGCCGCCTCTTCCGCGGGTGCCGGGGAGCACCTGACGAGCGGGGGTTTCTTCGTCAGCGACACCGCGCACCACCAGGTCGTGCACCTCGCCGAGGACGGCGAGACGGAGCTCGCGCGCTACGGCGGCCCGGGGGTGTTCAACGAACCACAGGGGCTGTTGCTCCTTCCCGAAGAGGCTCGCGCACGCACCGGCGACGACCTGCTCGTCGCGGACAGCGTCAACCACGAGATCAAGGCGATTCGGTTGAGTGACGGGCGGATTCGCACCGTCGCGGGCACAGGCGAGCAGCTGCGCGAACGTGACGGCGGCGGCCCGGCGCTGCGTCAGGCGCTGTCGACGCCGTGGGATCTCGCGTGGTGGCACGACCGCGTCATCATCGCGATGGCGGGCACGCACCAGCTGTGGGCGCTGCATCTGGGCGAGAGCCCCGAGCTCAACACCGTCGCCGTGCTCGCAGGCACGAGCAACGAGGGGATCCGCGACGGCGCCGCCCACGACGCCTGGTTCGCGCAGCCCAGCGGTCTCGCGACGAGCGCGGACGGCTCACACGTCTGGGTCGCCGACTCCGAGACGAGTGCCTTGCGCAGCCTCAGCGTGAGCGACGAGGGTTTCGAGGTGACCACCCACGTCGGGCAAGGGTTGTTCGACTTCGGCCACGTCGACGGCGCGGCTGACGCGGCGCTGCTGCAGCATCCCCTCGGTGTCACGGAACTACCCGACGGATCCGTCGCCGTCGCCGACACGTACAACGGCGCGATTCGGCGCTTCGACCCGTCGAGCGGCGAGGTGACGACGCTCGCCACGGGCCTGGCCGAACCGAGCGACGTCATCGTCGTCCCGGGGGAGGTGGACGCTGATGCACACCTGCTCGTCGTCGAGTCGAACGCCCATCGTCTGACGCCGGTGGCGCTGACCGCCGAAGCGCAACGCATCGAGGGCGATGCGCAGCAGACGCAGCGCCCGCCGAGCGAGATCGCCTCGGGCGCAGTGGAACTCGTCGTCACGTTCACGCCGCCGGCGGGGCAGAAACTCGACCACCGTTACGGCGACCCGACGATGCTGCAGGTGAGCAGCTCTCCCGAGGCGTTCCTACGCGACGGAGCGCGCAAGCAGCAGGGGCTCACGCGCACGCTGACGATCGACGAGAGCGTCGGCTCGGCCATCCTGCACGTCAGCGTCCGCGCAGCCGCCTGCGACGGCGACCCCGACACCGGCGAGGTGCCCGAGCACGCCGCCTGCCATCTTTACCAACAGGATTGGGGCATCCCCCTCGTCATCACCGGCGACGGCCCCCGCACGCTGACGCTCGACCTGCGCGGCGTCTGA
- a CDS encoding nitrilase-related carbon-nitrogen hydrolase, which yields MRVAVIQLAYTDSEPMGARIERVASLVESQKGADLVVLPELWSAGGFDYPAWNEKAQSVEGTVARALSEAAANVGAFVHAGSIIEKPGEKGPEGRGLWNTSLMFDRDGDLVGTYRKIHRFGFGNGEPKLLEAGEEVIVLDLALGDRAGGAMAAEVAADDGAVCDPANPEACVEASQSEWAMGAELAGVNLDGDMSTSSEVDDAPAASVADDARGGAAAPDGHVKVGLSTCYDLRFPELYRKQVDAGAQVFVIPAAWPAARIAAWRTLLQARAIENQVFVIACNTAGTHAGTEMGGNSAIVSPTGEVLAEAGRGERTITLDIDLDDVAATREAFPVLSDRRL from the coding sequence GTCATCCAGCTTGCCTACACCGATTCGGAGCCGATGGGGGCGCGCATCGAACGCGTCGCGTCGCTCGTCGAGTCGCAGAAGGGCGCCGACCTCGTCGTGCTGCCGGAACTGTGGAGCGCCGGAGGTTTCGACTACCCGGCGTGGAACGAGAAGGCGCAGAGCGTCGAAGGGACCGTCGCGCGGGCGTTGTCAGAGGCCGCGGCGAACGTCGGCGCATTCGTTCACGCCGGCTCGATCATCGAGAAGCCCGGCGAGAAGGGCCCCGAGGGGCGCGGGCTGTGGAACACCTCGCTGATGTTCGACCGTGACGGCGACCTCGTCGGCACCTACCGCAAGATCCACCGATTTGGCTTCGGCAACGGCGAACCCAAACTGCTAGAAGCCGGCGAGGAGGTCATCGTCCTCGACCTGGCGCTGGGTGACAGGGCCGGTGGCGCCATGGCCGCCGAAGTCGCAGCCGACGACGGCGCCGTCTGCGACCCGGCGAACCCCGAGGCCTGCGTCGAGGCGTCACAGAGCGAATGGGCGATGGGCGCCGAACTGGCGGGGGTCAACCTCGACGGCGACATGAGCACCTCCAGCGAGGTGGACGATGCCCCCGCCGCGAGTGTCGCCGACGATGCGAGGGGTGGTGCGGCTGCGCCCGACGGCCACGTCAAGGTTGGTCTGTCGACGTGCTACGACCTGCGTTTTCCCGAGTTGTACCGCAAGCAGGTCGACGCGGGCGCCCAGGTGTTCGTCATCCCTGCCGCTTGGCCGGCTGCGCGCATCGCGGCGTGGCGCACGCTGCTGCAGGCTCGCGCCATCGAGAACCAGGTGTTCGTCATCGCCTGCAACACCGCCGGCACGCACGCCGGTACGGAGATGGGCGGCAACTCGGCCATCGTCTCGCCGACCGGTGAGGTGCTCGCCGAAGCCGGGCGCGGCGAACGCACCATCACCCTCGACATCGACCTCGACGACGTCGCCGCGACCCGCGAGGCCTTCCCCGTCCTGAGCGACCGTCGCCTCTGA